The following proteins are co-located in the Sphingobacteriaceae bacterium genome:
- a CDS encoding DUF4920 domain-containing protein, protein MKKIALSIIALATIFTFCTEPKEEAKGKNSTTKDTTLLYFGDTISVEGAVAASELVNQLTGKDSLYIKLTGVIDEVCQKKGCWMTLDIGNGMEMRVSFKDYGFFMPKDASGKTVIIDGYAYNDTIPVEQLRHYAEDAGESKEEIAKIVAPEISISFEANGVIIKK, encoded by the coding sequence ATGAAGAAAATAGCATTATCAATTATCGCGCTTGCAACCATTTTTACATTTTGCACAGAGCCGAAGGAAGAGGCAAAAGGTAAAAATTCTACAACTAAAGATACAACCTTGCTTTATTTTGGTGATACCATTTCTGTAGAAGGTGCAGTTGCTGCAAGCGAATTAGTAAATCAACTGACTGGTAAGGATTCTTTATATATTAAATTAACAGGTGTTATTGATGAAGTGTGCCAGAAAAAAGGTTGTTGGATGACTTTGGATATTGGAAATGGGATGGAGATGAGAGTAAGTTTTAAAGATTATGGTTTTTTTATGCCAAAAGATGCATCCGGTAAAACGGTTATTATTGACGGATATGCTTACAATGATACCATTCCTGTAGAACAACTTCGTCATTATGCTGAGGATGCCGGTGAATCAAAAGAAGAAATTGCAAAAATTGTAGCACCCGAAATAAGTATTTCCTTCGAAGCGAATGGGGTTATCATTAAAAAATAG
- a CDS encoding sulfite exporter TauE/SafE family protein codes for MHEQFHIIAFVLFFTIAALYSSIGHAGASGYLAVMALLSFTPESIKPTSLILNIIVAAIASFKFISAGYFDRKIFFSLIIFSIPASFFGGYLSLSPIYFKLISGIFLIVAAFLLLVKKNIKADEIKEVKSLIMWSALLGSLIGFLSGIIGVGGGIFLTPLLLVLGWTKVKNASGISALFILFNSISGLMGHMSAVKNVDSKIGYWVIAVVIGGFIGSYLGSKRFNNKVILYCLFVILLTAGLKFIFIDTMK; via the coding sequence ATGCATGAACAATTCCATATAATTGCCTTTGTTTTATTTTTTACCATTGCTGCTTTGTATTCTTCAATTGGGCATGCCGGAGCTTCGGGTTATTTGGCAGTTATGGCATTATTGTCTTTTACACCAGAGAGTATAAAGCCTACATCATTAATTTTAAATATTATTGTAGCAGCAATCGCGTCTTTTAAGTTTATATCTGCCGGATATTTTGACAGAAAAATATTTTTCTCACTAATTATTTTTTCGATACCTGCATCGTTTTTTGGAGGTTATCTTTCTTTAAGTCCGATTTATTTCAAATTAATTTCAGGTATATTTTTAATCGTCGCAGCTTTTTTGCTTTTAGTAAAAAAAAATATTAAAGCAGATGAAATTAAAGAAGTTAAAAGCTTAATTATGTGGAGCGCTTTGCTTGGAAGTTTAATTGGATTTCTTTCAGGAATTATTGGTGTAGGAGGAGGAATATTTTTAACGCCTTTATTATTAGTACTAGGTTGGACAAAAGTTAAGAATGCCTCAGGGATTTCTGCATTATTTATTTTATTCAACTCAATATCAGGTCTTATGGGTCATATGAGCGCAGTAAAAAATGTTGATAGCAAAATTGGGTATTGGGTGATAGCTGTGGTTATTGGAGGATTTATCGGTTCTTATTTAGGAAGTAAAAGATTTAATAACAAAGTTATTTTATATTGCCTTTTTGTAATACTTCTAACGGCTGGATTAAAGTTTATTTTTATAGATACCATGAAATAA
- a CDS encoding DUF2490 domain-containing protein — MSDKLWLQYYGQLKISTKWQAAGDVGLRFNSSGFLRQASLGRIGISYYVNKNLSFTAGAAYFNQNNMERITKEEWRGWQEIQFIQNISKLILSHRARIEQRKFHSLETNICDFNFRYRYRLLFSIPLNHKTITEKTIYSQFGNEIFYSTINKVTFFDQNRILVGIGYKLNKKLVINLNYVLQHDNKFKNKNTIIWLGIVQTFGIK; from the coding sequence GTGAGCGACAAGTTGTGGCTTCAATATTACGGTCAACTAAAAATTTCTACAAAATGGCAAGCGGCAGGTGATGTAGGCTTGCGTTTTAATTCAAGTGGTTTTTTACGTCAGGCTAGTTTAGGAAGGATTGGCATAAGTTATTACGTAAATAAAAATCTTTCATTTACAGCAGGCGCAGCTTATTTTAATCAAAACAATATGGAAAGAATTACCAAAGAAGAATGGCGAGGATGGCAAGAAATTCAATTTATTCAAAATATTTCAAAATTAATTCTTTCACATCGAGCAAGAATAGAGCAACGTAAATTTCATTCTCTCGAAACTAACATTTGCGATTTTAATTTTAGATATCGTTATCGATTATTATTTTCCATTCCTTTAAATCACAAAACAATTACTGAAAAAACTATTTATTCTCAATTCGGAAATGAAATATTTTATTCAACTATTAATAAGGTTACATTTTTTGATCAAAACAGAATACTTGTAGGTATAGGCTATAAGTTAAATAAAAAATTGGTAATTAATTTAAACTACGTTTTACAGCACGATAATAAATTTAAAAACAAAAACACAATAATATGGTTGGGTATAGTTCAGACATTTGGGATTAAATAA
- the mog gene encoding molybdopterin adenylyltransferase, with protein sequence MEEIKIGIVTMSDRASAGVYEDLSGKAIIETLSAYIKNSWKKVYRLIPDDQKTIEATLIELADKEKCCLIVTTGGTGPSVRDVTPEATEKVCNKMMPGFGELMRQVSLKYVPTAILSRQTAGIRGNSLIINLPGKPKSIRECLDAVFPAVPYCIDLINGPYISTNDEIIKVFRPKK encoded by the coding sequence ATGGAAGAAATTAAAATAGGAATTGTTACTATGTCTGACCGAGCTAGCGCAGGTGTATATGAAGATTTGTCAGGTAAAGCCATAATAGAAACGCTTAGCGCCTATATTAAGAATAGTTGGAAAAAAGTATATCGTTTAATACCCGATGATCAGAAAACAATTGAGGCAACTTTGATAGAGTTGGCAGACAAGGAGAAATGTTGTTTAATTGTTACAACAGGAGGTACGGGTCCTTCTGTTAGAGACGTTACACCGGAAGCAACGGAAAAGGTATGTAACAAAATGATGCCCGGTTTTGGTGAATTGATGAGACAGGTAAGCTTGAAGTATGTACCAACTGCAATTTTATCTAGACAAACGGCGGGCATCAGAGGTAATTCATTAATTATAAATTTGCCTGGCAAACCAAAATCTATTCGAGAATGTTTAGATGCCGTTTTTCCTGCTGTACCCTATTGCATTGATTTAATTAATGGCCCGTATATTTCTACAAACGATGAAATAATAAAAGTATTTCGCCCAAAAAAATAA
- a CDS encoding bifunctional molybdenum cofactor biosynthesis protein MoaC/MoaB, translated as MVDILSKINTQRSAIAQAIVLVSSQKTIDAIVNKQVPKGDVFEMSKTAGLFAVKKTSDVIPDCHPLPIEFTTIKHTVNGLQISILVEVHTIYKTGVEVEAMYGASVVAMTMYDMLKPIDKGITIEKIALIEKSGGKTDFRNDSGKGLNSAIIIVSDSIANGKKEDKGGQIILKAIQKHELNNIAYDIIPDDQILLASKIKEYVNKTDLIIVSGGTGFTKKDKTPETLKELMDSEIPGIMEWARSYGQNRTPYAMFSRGLSGIINQTMILAIPGSTNGAKETIDALFPYVLHGFKMLKHKK; from the coding sequence ATGGTTGATATTCTTTCAAAAATAAACACGCAACGTAGTGCAATCGCCCAAGCCATTGTGCTTGTTAGTTCACAAAAAACCATTGATGCAATTGTCAATAAACAAGTACCAAAAGGTGATGTATTTGAAATGTCAAAAACAGCCGGTTTGTTTGCTGTTAAAAAAACAAGTGATGTTATACCCGATTGCCATCCATTACCTATAGAATTTACAACAATTAAACATACCGTAAACGGACTTCAAATTAGCATTCTGGTTGAAGTGCATACCATTTATAAAACGGGCGTTGAAGTAGAGGCCATGTACGGTGCATCTGTAGTAGCAATGACGATGTACGACATGCTAAAGCCAATTGACAAAGGCATTACTATTGAAAAAATAGCATTAATTGAAAAAAGTGGGGGAAAAACTGACTTCAGAAATGATTCCGGTAAAGGATTAAATTCCGCTATAATAATTGTTTCCGATTCTATTGCAAATGGTAAAAAAGAAGATAAAGGTGGGCAGATTATTTTAAAGGCTATTCAAAAACATGAATTAAATAATATTGCTTACGATATAATTCCTGATGATCAAATTTTGTTGGCCTCCAAAATAAAAGAATATGTAAATAAAACTGATTTAATTATAGTAAGTGGAGGAACCGGATTTACAAAAAAGGATAAAACACCTGAAACACTAAAAGAATTGATGGATTCAGAAATCCCCGGAATTATGGAATGGGCTCGAAGCTACGGACAAAACCGTACACCTTATGCTATGTTCTCTAGAGGACTTTCCGGTATTATTAACCAAACTATGATACTGGCAATTCCGGGTTCTACAAATGGTGCGAAAGAAACTATTGACGCTTTGTTTCCATATGTATTGCATGGATTTAAAATGTTAAAACATAAAAAGTAA
- a CDS encoding molybdenum cofactor biosynthesis protein MoaE translates to MENWYNFTFINGPISSKQIGSSIEKYSSDLYSGAYNIFLGQVRQDKIQNQNVEAIHYTSNVEMAKQIFHQIAIDAKKEIGLNHVNILHSLETVKKGEICLMVIVTCQHREDSFKACKYIVERLKKEVPIWGQEIFENKTHTWKVNK, encoded by the coding sequence ATGGAAAACTGGTATAACTTTACCTTTATCAACGGTCCTATTTCTTCAAAACAAATTGGATCATCCATAGAAAAATACAGTTCTGATTTATATTCAGGCGCCTATAATATATTTCTTGGGCAAGTAAGACAAGATAAGATTCAAAATCAAAATGTAGAAGCTATACATTATACATCCAATGTTGAAATGGCTAAACAAATATTTCATCAAATTGCCATTGATGCTAAAAAAGAAATTGGTCTTAATCATGTAAATATTTTACATAGCCTTGAAACTGTAAAAAAAGGAGAAATATGTTTGATGGTTATTGTAACCTGTCAACACCGTGAGGATAGCTTTAAAGCATGTAAATATATAGTTGAAAGATTAAAAAAAGAAGTTCCTATTTGGGGACAAGAAATATTCGAAAATAAAACACATACCTGGAAAGTAAATAAATAA
- a CDS encoding HesA/MoeB/ThiF family protein, producing MLSKDEIFRYDRQIKLSVMGISGQLKLKHAKVLVIGAGGLGCPVLQYIASAGIGSITIIDGDLVSESNLQRQILFSNEDLGKLKVNVAAKKLLKLNPHIKIHTVPEYLNSELALTIINDFDLVVDCTDNFGTRYLINDVCTLYNKPFVSAAIHKFEGQIGVYNFQIDNMKNSANYRDVFSETDKNKNSVNCEEAGVLSTLPGLMGLYQANEIIKYFINPKTCCYNKILFINSLSLEHFYFTTEKKEDTKYLKKDEILKHNYYLPCTKERQILTSPNELINMITNNGFVLIDVREENELPKTLVANTLKIPLSILELQLDKIKSFDKIIFICKSGVRSDKALTLLKQKFTDIDIYSFKPGIEILNNYLSQTKTQII from the coding sequence GTAATGGGGATAAGCGGACAACTTAAACTTAAACACGCTAAGGTATTAGTAATAGGAGCCGGCGGATTGGGATGTCCTGTTTTGCAATATATAGCTTCAGCAGGTATTGGATCAATAACCATTATAGATGGAGACCTGGTAAGCGAATCAAACCTTCAAAGACAAATATTATTTTCTAACGAAGATTTGGGCAAGCTAAAAGTTAATGTAGCCGCAAAGAAATTACTCAAATTAAATCCGCATATAAAAATTCATACTGTACCGGAATATCTAAATTCAGAATTAGCGTTAACTATAATCAATGATTTTGACTTAGTTGTAGATTGCACCGATAATTTTGGAACCCGGTATTTAATAAATGATGTGTGCACATTGTATAACAAACCCTTTGTTTCGGCTGCCATACATAAATTTGAGGGACAAATTGGAGTTTACAATTTTCAAATTGATAACATGAAAAACTCGGCAAATTACCGAGACGTGTTTTCAGAAACAGACAAAAATAAAAATAGTGTAAATTGTGAAGAGGCTGGCGTACTATCAACTTTACCCGGATTAATGGGATTGTATCAGGCCAATGAAATTATTAAATACTTTATTAACCCTAAAACATGTTGTTACAATAAAATATTATTTATTAATTCACTTTCTTTAGAACATTTCTATTTTACAACTGAAAAAAAGGAAGATACTAAATATTTAAAAAAAGATGAAATACTAAAACACAATTATTATTTACCATGTACTAAAGAAAGGCAAATTCTAACAAGTCCGAATGAATTAATAAATATGATTACTAACAACGGATTTGTATTAATTGATGTGAGAGAAGAAAACGAATTACCAAAGACATTGGTTGCTAATACGCTCAAAATTCCATTAAGTATTTTAGAGCTTCAATTAGATAAAATTAAGTCCTTTGATAAAATCATTTTTATCTGCAAATCGGGAGTCAGAAGTGATAAAGCTCTAACACTCTTAAAACAAAAATTTACAGATATTGATATTTATAGTTTCAAACCCGGCATTGAAATATTAAACAATTACTTATCACAAACCAAAACTCAAATAATATAA